From the genome of Oryza glaberrima chromosome 1, OglaRS2, whole genome shotgun sequence:
GAGAGGTCTTCTGTTCTCAATTATTGTAGGAGGATGATCTTTAAGTGATATGTATTAATTAAGAAACCATATCGGACTCTATCTTTATATATGCCCTAACATGTGGATCTCTTGCCGATTCAACGAGTCAATCGCAGTCCACTTGTCATGTTAGCAGAAACCGTTTCCCAAACGACTGAATAAGTCAATGTGCACCGGATTAAAGATGGGAGATGCTTTATACCCAATTTTACGTAGAGAGACGGTTTAATCAAGGAGCAGTTGATGGGAGAGGCGAGATAGACTTGTTCCAAAAAAGAAGGGACAGAAAGGTCCAGGAGAAGCATGCAGCCCAGCAAGCCCGGCAAGATGGGCCTTGATGTCCTCTTAGTTGGGCCCAATGGAGGCCCAAATAAAACAGTCGCCTTCTCCATCGTCTCGTCTTGGTAGGTGGTGGATGGCCGGCGCGGGGATCGACCGCGTGACGGCgtgaggtgcggcggcggcggcggccatggcgctcgCGCAGGGCACCGGCGACTTCTCCGTGGTGGTGCTGGGCTCCGACTTCGcggtcgacgccggcgccgcgctccTCAACCCGGCCGACCGGGAGGAGTGGCACGACTGCCTCCCCGACCTCTCCGCgcccgccgacggcgaggactTCTCCGACCTCGAAGAGCTCCAGGTCGTCCGTCTCCAGGGCACCGACAGGGCCGGGAGGCGCATCGTCCGCGTCGTCGGCAGGTTCTTCCCTGGTGCGCCAAACGCCCTCTTCTCCCCACCTCTCCTTTCCTTTGTGGCTTTATCAGATTGGATCGTGGTTCCCTTCTGGATGTATCTATCATCTATGTGGGTGCGAATTATGTGAATTAAACAGGAAAAAAATTGGATCCTGGAGATTGATAGTTCATAGACCTTCTCAATTGTGTAGTAAATTTAGATTCTGATCCGCCTGCACTGTTCGGTAGATGCACCGAATTGAGTGTTTTGGACACGTTGAACTTGGGAGAGGTACACAGATTTGTTGAATGCTGGACCTTGAATTAATATATCAGAGCTCGTTTGCTAGCACTCGATCAATGGATGGTTTGATTGATCTTAACTAAATGTTAGATAATTCATTTGATAATTGCCTAGTTGGTACAACGTTTATCTCCGTTTTGCTGCCCTTCATTAGTGCCTGGCGCCCTGGCGGTGTATTGGAGCGGTTGCTGGTCATTTTTTATACCGATATTGGAAATAGCAAGCAGCTGTATGTTCATTTCTTGAATATAGTGTGCGGCTGCGACTGTCATGAAGTAAACCTGATGCTGTAATGCTCTTGTGTTAGGCCCTTACTCTTTTCTCATTGTCAACACTAACATAACATCTGCTTTTCGAATTCCAGCTCCTGTCATAGGTGGTGATcgtctgaagaagtatgttcttCACAAGCTGCGCACCGAATTGCCAGAGGGGCCATTCTGCCTTTTGTACATGCACAGCACTGTGCAGTCAGATGATAACAACCCTGGTATGTCAATCTTGAGGGGGGTCTATGAAGATCTTCCACCTGAATACAAGGAGAGACTGCAGATCTTATACTTCTTGCATCCTGGGCTTCGCTCTAGGTTGGCCATCGCCACGCTTGGCAGGCTCTTTTTAAGTGGAGGGTCAGTATTATCTCTAATATTTTCTGTTTTGCTGTTTCCCTATCTTATTCAGCAgaaaaattaatgattaaacTCCACCATATTGTTGCACCTCATAGACTAGGTATTGTAGTGGTAAGTAGACCTGTTTTAAATCGATAGGCAGGCTAGTAAATCAGCGTGCTTTCTTTTATCTGCAGTCTCTGGTACTGACATTTTGGTATTGATATTAGTTGAAACCTAAAATATGCCGCTAGCAATGGACACCAGAAGTTTTTTTTCTGACAGCAAGGGTTTTAGCTCTACCAGAACCTGCCTTACTGCAATTTGATGCACAAGTAATCTCATAACCTTGCAAAACCTACTCAAAGTCTCAAATGTTACCCATACATTACTCTAGCAAATATCTTGAGAACATTTGTGAAATAGATCACTGACTTTTCCTCCTAAAGCATTTACATCTCCAGAACATCAGAAAACACCTGAAGTGGCAGCTGTACACTAGTTCTCCAAATTTTGCCTCTAAAAATATGCTTCCTTCAGAAAATGATAAGCTGAAAGCTGAAAACATATGGAAAAACAAATCTTGTACAAAGATGAGAAAACAGGACAAGATGCAACATACCAATCTGTGGCATATTATAATACCTCATAGGTTCGGTAGTGATTGTAGTGATAAGTAAACCTGTTTTAAATCGATAGGCAGGCTAAATCAGTGTCCTTTCTTTTATCTGCTGTCTCCAGTACTGACTTTCAGTATTAATATTAGTTGAAATCTAAAATTCCATAAGCTTTTCTTGCAGTTTGTATTGGAAAATCAAGTATGTTAGTCGGCTGGAGTATCTTTGGGGGGACATCAGAAAGGGGGAAGTTGAAATTCCAGATTTCGTGATTGATCATGATAAGATTCTTGAGCACCGACCACTGACAGACTATGGCATAGAACCAGATCCTCTGCATCTTGCTGATATGCCTGCTGTGGGGTACTCGCTCGGAAGGTATGAAGACAAATGGTCTCCTGAAGATCGATGGTATTCTCGCAATTACATGTGAGAATTTGATAGCTTGATGGTATTCTCGCAATTTGATAGCCGAAGCATTCAAGATTcatgtatatataataaaacTGTATGGTAATGTTGTGTGATTGTCAGTTTGTTGGGAATTCATATAGGGCTGCTTCGGCATCGTAGGGTATATATTGCATGCAAAAGGCATACATTTCAATTTCCCAATTTAATCTCCGTCGAACACTATGCCCAGTCGAACACTATGCCCAATGTTGTTTGACACTCGACATATAGTGATTGAGAACTGTACGCGTAATTACATCTTATGTCTTTTATGTTTTCTGTGAAGTTCTTGACATTCCAGACAGTCAAGCAGCCTGCCATACCTTAAAACTCCAATATCCCAACAAAAACGATCAAAAACAGCTGCTGCCAGAATAAGTATCAATCTAACATCATCCAGATTTCGTGCCACTAAAGTGCAGCAAATTATTCGGATAAAACTACAAGCAAAATTTGCTGATAGCCTCATCAGGTTTAAATATCAATATTCGCACATCCTCTTCCCTAGGGGAAATCGTGCGCAGAGTCGCACATCCAATGGACTAACAACTAACAAGAGGATTAACTCTGAGAAAGTTCACGGCAACGCTTTGTAGCAGCAACAACGGCATTTATCAGCGTCCCACGGAATGCACCCTTCTCGAGCTCTTGTATCCCAGTTATGGTGGTTCCTGCCGGGGAAGTGACCATATCCTTCAGCTGACCCGGATGTTTTCCAGTCTTGTTTACCATGGTTGCAGCACCAAGAACCTATATAGATCAACAGAATATGTGACCAGAGCATAGAACAATATCGCAAACATATTTTATGGAAGGAACACTCACTGTCTGAGATGCAAGACCAAGTGCAAGATCCCGAGGAAGACCAGCAGCAACTCCACCATCAGCCATGGCCTCTATTGCTAAGAAAATATAAGCCGGGCCACTACCACTGTATTCAAATAGATGGGAATACATGTTTATTCTCAAAATCATAACATATTGTTTCCAGTGAAGCTTTTCAAGAAAAGATCTGTAAAATTAGTCACATACCTTAGCCCAGTTACAgcatcaaaatatttttcttcagCTGTCCAAACTTTTCCAATGGCACTGAATAAACTTCTTACACGGTTTTCATCATTCTCAGTAGCCATCTCCCCCAAACACATCACTAGCAGATACAACGAGATCAGCAATTGATTAATTCTCAGTTCTTTGAGAAGATAAACTACGATTTCAATTACTAAATGTATGAGCATTTGCATTTCAAAAATTCTACCACCCAACTCTTAACATAATGgtagttctttttttctcctggAAGGATTAGATAAAAGTGTTGTTCACTAAAATAGGTGATatcttccttaaaaaaaagtgatattCTGAAAGAGATATCGACACACAATATTAGTCGATTGATAACTTTACAACAAAGGTTGATTACCAATAGATTATGTGATTTTCAGTCCGACAACCATAACACATAATCTATCACAAAGTACACATGAAACAAGCATATGAAAGTTAATGGATGATTGTCATATATGTTACCTGATGCTGCTTGTCCAACAGCTGAAGGGGTGTTTGGCATTACTCTAATAAATCTTCGATGACCAGACCAACCCTGGAATTACAATCAAAAGAAAATAGGCCAAACTGTGAACAACTGAACGTTTCCAACTGAGGGAAAAAAGATCTGGCATGaataaagatgtttttatctcATACGTTATCCACACAATTAGGCATTGTGCAACAGTTCGCTGCTTCTACATGGAATGTAGATAGAGCAATATTTCACACCAGAAGCCATGAGTTAAGATATTgagtaaaacaaaaatatagattCACCTGCAGATCTTCCATCTTGATGCCAGCAGCAATGGACACCAGAAGCTTTTCTTCTGACAGCAAGGGTTTTAGCTCAACCAGTACCTGCCTTACTGCAATTTGATGCAGAGGTAATCTCATAAGCATGCAAAACCTACTCAAAGTCTCAAACGTTACCCATACATCACTAGCAAATATCCTGAGAACATTTGTGAAATTGATCACTGACTTTTTCCCCTAAAGCATTTACATCTCCAGAACATCAGAAAACACCTGAAGTAGCAGCGGTACACTAAAATCTAACTAGTTCTCCTAATTTTGCCTTTAAAAATATGCTTCCTTCCGAAAACAATAAACTGAAATctgaaaacataggaaaaaacaGATGTTGTACAAAGATGAGAAAACAGGACAAGATGCAACATACCGATCTGCGGCTTCACAGAGATGACGATCACGTCACTGTCATCAACTACCTATCACAAGATAATAACAAGAGAAGAGTTACTTgatgtctaatgtgatggataatGAACTGAATTACAtgccataagaaaaaaaatggcataGAAGAACATTTGGTAGGGTAGAGTTTGCtaggattcaaattttggtaggatttccaACAGGTACTGGCTTGAATCAAACATACAAGTACAACTGAAGGTACTCAAAATTAGTGGGAATTGGTGGCAATCCAAAGCAGTCCAGGATACCTGCGCGTTGGTCTCCAAGATGTGAGCTCCGATGGATGAGAAGGCCTCGGCGCGCTCGGGGCGGCGGTGTGGCGCGGTGCGGATCGCGGTGGCCGGGAGGACGCccgacgccgccacgccgcgGGCGATGCTCTCCGCGAGGTTACCCGGGCCGATGAACCCGAGCCGGAACACCtccggcgacgcggccgcgggCGCCGGCACGGGCtgaggcggcgccgccattgCGAGGGatccgaggaggaggaggaagaggaggcggagaaGAATGGCGTGGATGTGGAAGGTAGGTTTCGAGGCCTAATAATCTGTAGTGAAAATTCTGTTAATT
Proteins encoded in this window:
- the LOC127774170 gene encoding uncharacterized protein LOC127774170: MALAQGTGDFSVVVLGSDFAVDAGAALLNPADREEWHDCLPDLSAPADGEDFSDLEELQVVRLQGTDRAGRRIVRVVGRFFPAPVIGGDRLKKYVLHKLRTELPEGPFCLLYMHSTVQSDDNNPGMSILRGVYEDLPPEYKERLQILYFLHPGLRSRLAIATLGRLFLSGGLYWKIKYVSRLEYLWGDIRKGEVEIPDFVIDHDKILEHRPLTDYGIEPDPLHLADMPAVGYSLGRYEDKWSPEDRWYSRNYM
- the LOC127774156 gene encoding pyrroline-5-carboxylate reductase produces the protein MAAPPQPVPAPAAASPEVFRLGFIGPGNLAESIARGVAASGVLPATAIRTAPHRRPERAEAFSSIGAHILETNAQVVDDSDVIVISVKPQIVRQVLVELKPLLSEEKLLVSIAAGIKMEDLQGWSGHRRFIRVMPNTPSAVGQAASVMCLGEMATENDENRVRSLFSAIGKVWTAEEKYFDAVTGLSGSGPAYIFLAIEAMADGGVAAGLPRDLALGLASQTVLGAATMVNKTGKHPGQLKDMVTSPAGTTITGIQELEKGAFRGTLINAVVAATKRCRELSQS